The Enterobacter huaxiensis sequence CTCGGTGCGCCGTATCGTGAACATGGTGGCGCTGGCGGTGGTTGAGGCGCAGACGCAGCCTCTGTAATTAACCCTACCCCTCACCCTAACCCTCTCCCCTGAGGGGAGAGGGGATTTGTACTCCCTCTCCCTTTGGGAGAGGGCCGGGGTGAGGGGTAAGGGTTACACCCAGTCCCGAACCTCAATAAACTCCCTCAAGGCAGCCTCCGGGCTGCCTTCTTTTGGCTCAAAACTGTACTCCCAGCGCACCAGCGGCGGCATCGACATTAAAATCGACTCCGTGCGCCCGCCGGTCTGCAGGCCGAACAGCGTCCCGCGATCCCACACCAGGTTGAACTCCACGTAGCGACCGCGGCGGTAAAGCTGGAACTCACGCTCGCGCACGCCGTAACCGGTGTTTTTGCGTCGCTCAACGATGGGCAGATACGCGTCGGTGAAACCTTTGCCTACCGCCTGCATAAAGCCGAACGCGGTGTCAAAATCTGGCGTGTTGAGATCGTCAAAGAACAGCCCGCCGATGCCGCGCTGCTCGTCCCGGTGCTTCAGGTAGAAGTAGTCGTCGCACCACTTTTTGTATTTCGGGTAGACGTCTTCTCCGAACGGCAGGCAAAGGTCGCGGGCGGTGCTGTGCCAGTGGACCGCATCCTCGTCAAAGCCGTAGAAAGGGGTAAGGTCGAAACCGCCGCCAAACCACCAGACCGGATCGGCGCCCGGCTTTTCCGCAATGAAAAAGCGCACGTTGGCGTGGCTGGTCGGCACAAACGGATTATGAGGATGCACCACCAGCGAGACGCCCATTGCTTCGAAGCTGCGGCCCGCCAGCTCAGGGCGGTGCGCGGTGGCAGACGCTGGCATCGCATCTCCGTGAACGTGGGAGAAGTTGACGCCCGCCTGTTCAAAGATGCCGCCATTGCGCAGCACGCGGCTGCGGCCGCCTCCGCCCGCTTCCCGCTGCCAGCTATCTTCCTGGAATTCACCGCCGTCTGCGGCGGTCAGTTTCTGGCAAATCTCGTCCTGCAGCTGCAGCAGGAAGGCTTTAACCAGCTGTGCATTAGGTTTCATCAACGTTTCCTGGAGTGCGCTTTCTGGTTATCGAACCAGTTGAAGTAGCTGATAATGCCGGAGGCAATCGCGTTGGCGATCTTCTGGCGAAACGCGGTGGTGCCGAGCAGCCGCTCTTCTTCCGGGTTGGTAATAAAGGACGTTTCCACCAGCACGGACGGAATGGAAGGCGATTTCAGTACCACAAACGCCGCCTGTTCCGTGCCTTTGCTGTGCAGACGGTGCACCGGCTTAATCTTTTTCAGAATGTGCGAGCCGAGCGTCAGGCTGTTCTTGATGGTGTCCGTCTGCACGAGGTCAAACAGTACCTGCTGCAGCAGATGGTCTTTGTCGGTGGCTTTCTTTCCGGCAACCTCATCCGCGCGGTTTTCACGGTCGGAGAGGTATTTTGCCATGGCGCTACTGGCGCCGCGGTTTGAAAGCGCAAACACCGACGCGCCCGCCGCAGAAGGGTTCGTAAAGCCGTCGGCGTGGATCGACATAAACAGATCGGCGCCGTGCTTGTGGGCAATCTCCACGCGGTCGTACAGCGGAATGAAGGTGTCGCCAGAGCGCGTCAGGCGGGCGTCAATGC is a genomic window containing:
- the hemF gene encoding oxygen-dependent coproporphyrinogen oxidase translates to MKPNAQLVKAFLLQLQDEICQKLTAADGGEFQEDSWQREAGGGGRSRVLRNGGIFEQAGVNFSHVHGDAMPASATAHRPELAGRSFEAMGVSLVVHPHNPFVPTSHANVRFFIAEKPGADPVWWFGGGFDLTPFYGFDEDAVHWHSTARDLCLPFGEDVYPKYKKWCDDYFYLKHRDEQRGIGGLFFDDLNTPDFDTAFGFMQAVGKGFTDAYLPIVERRKNTGYGVREREFQLYRRGRYVEFNLVWDRGTLFGLQTGGRTESILMSMPPLVRWEYSFEPKEGSPEAALREFIEVRDWV
- the amiA gene encoding N-acetylmuramoyl-L-alanine amidase AmiA; this encodes MSTFKPLKALTSRRQVLKAGLAALTLTGIAKQAQAKDESTLKTSNGHSKPKAKKSGAKRMVMLDPGHGGIDTGAIGKNGSKEKHVVLAIAKNVRAILRSNGIDARLTRSGDTFIPLYDRVEIAHKHGADLFMSIHADGFTNPSAAGASVFALSNRGASSAMAKYLSDRENRADEVAGKKATDKDHLLQQVLFDLVQTDTIKNSLTLGSHILKKIKPVHRLHSKGTEQAAFVVLKSPSIPSVLVETSFITNPEEERLLGTTAFRQKIANAIASGIISYFNWFDNQKAHSRKR